ATCTTTTATAGATGTAATTATAGTGCTATAGTGAAAAAAACATCTCACATTCCCAGGTTCTGTAGTTGCTACATCGGCGGTCGTTGTTGTAGCTGTTGCCGTTGCTGTAGCTGCTGGTGTTGTCATtggagttgttgttgttgttgttgttgttgttgttgttgttgttgttgctggtgttgttgttgttgttgttgttggtggtggtggtggtgttggtgttgttgttgttgttggtgttgttgttgttgttggtgttggtgttggtgttggtgttggtgttgttgttggtgttgttgttgttgttgagtctgctgctgttgttgttgccgGTACTACCGTTCCGGGTCGTACCAGGGGAATAACC
Above is a genomic segment from Mya arenaria isolate MELC-2E11 chromosome 2, ASM2691426v1 containing:
- the LOC128242789 gene encoding integumentary mucin C.1-like — encoded protein: MEKYILRGTLLIYVLLMVIPLVRPGTVVPATTTAADSTTTTTPTTTPTPTPTPTPTTTTTPTTTTTPTPPPPPTTTTTTTPATTTTTTTTTTTTTTPMTTPAATATATATTTTADVATTEPGNGSARHGSTLPTSVLITSLYLFVSFCI